A stretch of Acidobacteriota bacterium DNA encodes these proteins:
- a CDS encoding glycosyltransferase family 39 protein, giving the protein MFLQAAEIFVFGKSIWMFRLFDVLFQLVTAWFVFRIADRLSGRVGAMVAAILYCLIYQDYGPWNTAQREGFGLPFVLAGFWMYLTADRRSPWVTAAIIGLGMGFAITIKPTILALALFYLPLATELRTRRAVAVALVAGACLAAPSVAFVVLYWTLGGLTQMYESLVSYQPIYTARLRGTEPLLTYWLQKLGNLGRNAVVLPIVYAPFLFQGTFRRERLMVWLGFVGSVYSVFVQGTFAGYHYLPGMALGAILVGDLFSTVSRWALKRFHTLVPVDAVLAQRIMATLMLVVAAVFYMREAPLKDLVTGHFLNPPRANEFRSNTVFDYTESYDLAAYLRARTQPNEPVQVWGYESLVYYLADRSAASRFQMTHPLVMRVPGEALTPMQLRWREEFVGDIERRQPLYVAVVQHDNWWWSPEEQTSQELLDDFPEWKHVIERDYALETTIGRFLVYRRITHTPSRSGS; this is encoded by the coding sequence ATGTTTCTGCAGGCGGCCGAGATTTTTGTGTTCGGCAAGTCGATCTGGATGTTCCGGCTCTTTGATGTCCTGTTCCAGCTCGTCACGGCCTGGTTCGTGTTCCGCATTGCCGACCGCCTCAGTGGCCGCGTCGGGGCGATGGTGGCCGCCATTCTCTACTGCCTGATCTACCAGGACTACGGGCCCTGGAACACGGCGCAGCGCGAAGGCTTCGGACTGCCGTTTGTGCTCGCGGGATTCTGGATGTATCTGACGGCCGACCGGCGATCGCCGTGGGTGACGGCGGCCATCATCGGCTTGGGGATGGGGTTTGCCATCACGATCAAGCCGACCATTCTCGCCCTGGCGCTGTTTTACCTGCCGCTCGCCACCGAACTTCGCACCCGCCGGGCTGTGGCCGTGGCGCTGGTGGCAGGCGCGTGCCTGGCTGCGCCGTCAGTGGCGTTCGTCGTCCTCTACTGGACTCTCGGCGGCCTGACGCAGATGTACGAATCGCTTGTCAGTTACCAGCCGATCTACACCGCGCGCCTCAGGGGCACGGAGCCGCTGTTGACTTACTGGTTGCAGAAACTTGGGAACCTCGGCAGGAACGCCGTGGTCCTGCCCATCGTGTATGCACCGTTTCTTTTCCAGGGCACGTTCCGCCGCGAACGACTGATGGTCTGGCTCGGATTCGTGGGTTCGGTCTACAGCGTGTTTGTGCAGGGCACGTTTGCCGGATATCACTACCTTCCGGGCATGGCCCTTGGGGCCATTCTGGTGGGCGATCTCTTTTCAACCGTGAGCCGTTGGGCACTGAAGCGCTTCCACACGCTCGTGCCCGTGGACGCCGTCCTGGCCCAGCGCATCATGGCCACGCTGATGCTGGTGGTGGCAGCGGTGTTCTACATGCGTGAGGCACCTCTCAAGGATCTCGTCACCGGGCATTTCCTGAATCCACCTCGAGCCAACGAGTTCAGGAGCAACACGGTCTTTGACTACACCGAGTCGTACGACCTTGCCGCATACCTGCGCGCGCGGACGCAGCCCAATGAGCCGGTGCAAGTGTGGGGGTATGAGTCTCTGGTCTACTACCTGGCCGATCGATCGGCGGCGAGCCGCTTCCAGATGACCCATCCGCTTGTCATGCGCGTGCCAGGCGAGGCGCTGACGCCGATGCAACTTCGCTGGCGCGAGGAATTCGTCGGCGACATCGAGCGGCGCCAACCGCTGTATGTGGCGGTGGTCCAGCACGACAATTGGTGGTGGTCACCGGAAGAGCAAACCTCCCAAGAGTTGCTGGACGACTTCCCGGAGTGGAAACACGTCATCGAGCGCGACTATGCGCTCGAAACGACGATCGGGCGTTTCCTTGTGTATCGCCGGATCACGCATACGCCATCGCGGTCCGGCAGCTGA
- a CDS encoding acyltransferase, whose amino-acid sequence MTTTAGTRNQTGYIPELDGLRAIAILLVIVFHCRTIASAATDGQQFFMRLAEAGWVGVDLFFVLSGFLITGILIDTAGRPGYFRSFYIRRVLRIFPLYYAALAGFAIGFHVFGIERLAPVSTTAEVAHWVYLQNWLPLFGVDWTRPLAHFWSLGVEEQFYLCWPALVLLFAKRGRVAQLCIGTIAFAVVMRVVFWWAGVSEAGNFATVTRIDTLAIGGYLACLQRGTGWARLQGPRLTMVLAVSAAMTLGVALWGGSFFRPTNPHIFLFGYLPLAILFGATVAFALVAGENSLWRRLLRWRPLTEIGKISYGIYVIHWPLVLALQPI is encoded by the coding sequence ATGACGACCACCGCCGGCACCAGGAATCAGACAGGCTACATCCCCGAGCTTGATGGCTTGCGGGCGATCGCCATCCTGCTCGTGATCGTCTTTCACTGCAGGACCATTGCGAGTGCCGCCACGGATGGCCAGCAATTCTTCATGCGCCTGGCCGAGGCGGGCTGGGTCGGCGTGGATCTCTTCTTCGTGCTGTCGGGATTCCTGATCACTGGAATCCTGATCGATACGGCCGGGCGCCCGGGGTACTTCCGCTCGTTCTACATCAGGCGCGTCCTGCGCATCTTCCCTCTGTACTACGCCGCTCTGGCTGGCTTCGCCATCGGCTTTCACGTCTTCGGCATCGAACGCCTGGCGCCGGTCTCGACCACGGCGGAAGTGGCTCATTGGGTCTATCTGCAGAACTGGCTGCCCCTGTTTGGCGTGGACTGGACGCGTCCGCTCGCGCATTTCTGGTCGCTCGGCGTTGAAGAGCAGTTCTATCTCTGCTGGCCCGCCCTCGTGCTGCTGTTCGCCAAGCGCGGCCGTGTGGCCCAATTGTGCATCGGGACCATCGCGTTCGCCGTGGTGATGCGAGTGGTGTTCTGGTGGGCCGGGGTCAGCGAGGCCGGCAACTTCGCCACGGTGACGCGCATCGACACGCTCGCGATCGGCGGATACCTCGCCTGCCTTCAGCGCGGCACCGGATGGGCGCGCCTGCAGGGGCCGCGGTTGACGATGGTGCTTGCCGTCAGTGCCGCGATGACGCTCGGCGTAGCCCTGTGGGGCGGAAGCTTCTTTCGCCCGACCAATCCACACATCTTCCTGTTCGGCTATCTTCCGCTGGCGATCCTGTTTGGCGCGACGGTGGCCTTCGCCCTCGTGGCCGGCGAGAACTCGCTCTGGCGCCGGCTGCTACGATGGCGGCCCCTGACCGAGATCGGCAAGATCAGCTACGGCATCTACGTGATTCATTGGCCGCTGGTCCTGGCCTTGCAGCCGATCTAG
- a CDS encoding PepSY domain-containing protein, whose protein sequence is MTSRRFVLITHRWIGLSTSIILAIAGATGAVLAVPGPDLLRRAASRLHETLALGSVGNMIVLTATAAAIVLQLGGVWLWWKRKSFAVRLSAGWRRAAIDLHHSAGALGLVLMLLVAVTGVGMTMFTPGPERAMFVDLHTARKYAMPVKVLYALVSLGFLVQGVTGVLMWWRPRPGGQPILQVQEGAFKERKT, encoded by the coding sequence ATGACTTCGCGCCGGTTCGTCCTCATCACCCACCGCTGGATTGGACTCTCGACGTCGATCATCCTGGCGATTGCCGGAGCGACTGGTGCTGTGCTCGCCGTGCCTGGTCCGGATCTGCTGCGACGCGCGGCCAGCCGGCTTCACGAGACACTGGCGCTCGGTTCGGTCGGGAACATGATTGTGCTGACGGCCACTGCTGCGGCGATCGTGCTGCAACTGGGCGGTGTGTGGCTGTGGTGGAAGCGGAAATCGTTTGCCGTGCGGCTGTCGGCCGGGTGGCGGCGCGCCGCGATCGACCTTCACCACTCCGCTGGCGCGTTGGGCCTGGTGCTGATGTTGTTGGTGGCCGTCACCGGTGTGGGGATGACGATGTTCACGCCGGGGCCGGAGCGGGCGATGTTCGTCGATCTTCACACCGCGAGAAAGTACGCGATGCCCGTAAAGGTCCTGTACGCGCTGGTATCACTGGGCTTTCTGGTTCAGGGCGTGACCGGGGTGCTGATGTGGTGGCGGCCCCGGCCTGGCGGCCAGCCGATCCTTCAGGTTCAGGAAGGGGCGTTCAAAGAGCGCAAAACTTAG
- a CDS encoding sulfotransferase domain-containing protein — protein sequence MNWIGAAVAAALLGVAAVSYLLWYFRWEQRHTAGMAYYGRPLAARRALKRQIRLLSLPAKPILRALVALTRSGQSMPVFDYEGVSGPPRVSTPAVFARARQYRPRAEDVFVATQMRCGTTWMQQIVFQIVTKGRGEFSEPGPTHLYAMSPWIEAVNSVSMDAAPLVGTRPTRIIKTHLPASHCPYGGDAKYIYVARHPVACFASIVDFNQSMLGPLMPPVDAQAAWFTSDRMYWLPWPRHVDGWWRWSQQHGNVLFLHFEEMKRDLAGVIDRVATFLGVELSANERSLVAQRCSFAYMKEHEEVFEMAPPTMFSVAGGQFLRSGKETRDADVTPAIRQQILDYCRDGLKGGAYPAGRFYPDLADP from the coding sequence ATGAACTGGATCGGCGCAGCCGTTGCAGCGGCGCTGCTCGGTGTCGCCGCCGTCAGCTACCTGCTCTGGTATTTCCGCTGGGAGCAGCGTCACACCGCCGGAATGGCCTATTACGGACGGCCACTCGCCGCCCGCCGGGCGCTGAAGCGGCAAATCCGGTTGTTGTCACTTCCCGCAAAGCCGATCCTCCGCGCTCTGGTCGCGCTAACCCGTTCAGGCCAGTCGATGCCGGTCTTCGACTATGAGGGCGTGAGCGGCCCACCCAGAGTCAGCACGCCGGCAGTGTTCGCCCGCGCCCGGCAGTATCGCCCCAGGGCCGAGGATGTGTTTGTGGCCACCCAGATGCGCTGCGGCACCACGTGGATGCAGCAGATTGTCTTTCAGATTGTCACCAAGGGCCGGGGTGAGTTCTCGGAACCCGGCCCAACCCATCTGTATGCCATGAGCCCGTGGATTGAAGCGGTCAACAGCGTCTCGATGGACGCTGCGCCGCTCGTTGGCACACGGCCGACGCGGATCATCAAGACCCATCTGCCGGCCAGTCACTGTCCCTATGGTGGCGACGCCAAATACATCTACGTCGCCAGGCATCCGGTGGCCTGCTTCGCCAGCATCGTGGACTTCAATCAGTCAATGCTGGGTCCGCTGATGCCGCCCGTCGACGCTCAGGCGGCGTGGTTCACGAGCGATCGAATGTATTGGCTGCCGTGGCCCCGGCACGTGGACGGGTGGTGGCGATGGTCGCAGCAGCACGGCAACGTGCTGTTCCTCCATTTCGAGGAGATGAAGCGTGATCTGGCTGGCGTGATCGATCGGGTCGCGACGTTTCTCGGCGTCGAGTTGTCGGCCAACGAGCGGAGCCTTGTGGCACAGCGGTGCAGCTTTGCCTACATGAAGGAGCACGAAGAGGTGTTCGAGATGGCACCGCCCACAATGTTCTCGGTCGCCGGCGGGCAGTTCCTGCGTAGCGGCAAGGAAACACGCGATGCGGATGTCACGCCCGCCATCCGGCAGCAGATCCTCGACTACTGCCGCGATGGCCTCAAGGGCGGCGCGTATCCCGCGGGCCGCTTTTATCCCGACCTGGCCGACCCATGA
- a CDS encoding glycosyltransferase family 4 protein codes for MAHLRFCFLTTFYPPFNFGGDGIDVQRTALALVDRGHHVTVVHDVDAYEWLAGTTLPDQPVIQDGVEVVGLRSRLGVVSPFLTHQLGYPVMHGRAIDTLLRERAPDVIVYGNVSLVGGPGILKLGGPALRVYVAHEHWLVCPTHVLWRFNREPCDVRACTRCVMSYRRPPQLWRHTGALKRRLADVDLFIARSEFSRNKHREFGLAQPMEVLPYFLPAPFPEQPAPRMSERPQQRPYFLSVGRLARIKGLDSVIPAFRRFPDADWLIIGDGNEMPELRARAADLPNVKFLGRIANHDLRRYYEHAIAAIVPSSGYETFGIVLIEAFHYHTPVIARRIGPFPEIIERAKGGLLFSDTDELVAAIARLHGDPGVARLVRHGRVRSRQKALVRERGC; via the coding sequence ATGGCTCACCTCCGCTTCTGTTTCTTGACGACGTTTTATCCGCCGTTCAATTTCGGCGGCGATGGCATCGACGTGCAGCGGACGGCGCTGGCGCTTGTGGATCGCGGCCATCACGTCACGGTCGTGCACGACGTGGATGCCTATGAGTGGCTGGCGGGCACAACACTGCCCGACCAGCCGGTGATTCAGGACGGCGTCGAGGTGGTCGGATTGCGCAGCCGCCTGGGTGTGGTGTCGCCGTTCCTGACCCACCAGCTCGGCTACCCCGTCATGCACGGCCGCGCGATTGACACATTGCTCCGGGAACGCGCGCCCGACGTCATCGTCTACGGCAACGTGTCGCTGGTGGGGGGCCCCGGCATCCTGAAACTCGGCGGGCCCGCGCTGCGCGTGTATGTGGCCCACGAACACTGGCTCGTCTGCCCCACACACGTCCTGTGGCGCTTCAACCGCGAGCCCTGTGACGTCCGGGCGTGCACACGCTGTGTGATGAGCTACCGGCGGCCGCCGCAACTCTGGCGCCACACGGGCGCACTCAAACGCCGGCTGGCCGACGTCGACCTGTTCATCGCGCGCAGCGAATTCAGCCGCAACAAACACCGTGAATTCGGGCTGGCCCAGCCGATGGAAGTGTTGCCGTATTTCCTGCCGGCGCCTTTTCCGGAGCAACCCGCGCCGCGCATGTCTGAACGACCGCAGCAGCGGCCCTATTTCCTGTCGGTGGGCCGCCTGGCGCGCATCAAGGGACTCGATTCGGTGATCCCGGCGTTCCGGCGCTTTCCGGATGCCGACTGGCTGATCATCGGCGACGGCAACGAGATGCCGGAACTGCGCGCGCGCGCGGCCGATCTCCCCAATGTGAAGTTCCTCGGCCGCATCGCCAACCACGACCTCCGGCGGTACTACGAACACGCCATCGCGGCCATTGTGCCGTCGTCGGGTTATGAGACGTTCGGCATTGTGTTGATTGAGGCGTTCCACTACCACACGCCCGTCATCGCCCGACGCATCGGGCCGTTTCCCGAGATCATCGAGCGTGCCAAGGGCGGGCTGCTGTTTTCGGATACCGACGAGCTCGTGGCGGCCATCGCACGCCTGCACGGCGATCCCGGAGTTGCGCGACTCGTTCGCCACGGGCGCGTTCGAAGCCGCCAGAAAGCACTGGTCCGAGAACGCGGTTGTTGA
- a CDS encoding NAD-dependent epimerase/dehydratase family protein, whose protein sequence is MRDTIFVTGGSGFVGRTLLAALQPLGRPVIALARRDMPQTAGANTTVIHGDLLDPTTYADALRSCEVVVHLAAATGRASAEDHLRVNAHGTSVLLEACRKAGVPKVLFVSSIATTFPDKTGYHYALAKCLAEEAVSRSGLRFAILRPTVILGPGAPVLGSLEKLALLPFIVMPGAGRVRVQPIHVSDVARCITETIRQDLFTNATVEIGGPETLTMEALLQHIRIARTGGPGRVAHVPLAALRIPLRMAEAIGLGKLLPISAGQLSSFRFDGVAAGHPLHARLGPSLIGIAEMVPGVSDANRAAGDATGAECRVFTQHLLGRDPDDYVTATYRAALAGMPVLSARGRFDEALLSFARIHPVCAKIADAYASLFLRAGALRKRLVLLLAILETRPPFSQAIDQAVGGSMPMLFIRLGARTAAALVSLLVGTLIFTPTRLVMALMGKGAP, encoded by the coding sequence ATGCGGGACACGATATTCGTCACCGGCGGAAGCGGATTCGTCGGCAGGACGCTGCTGGCCGCGCTTCAGCCGTTGGGCCGTCCCGTGATTGCGCTCGCACGCCGAGACATGCCGCAGACGGCTGGGGCCAACACCACGGTCATTCATGGCGACCTGCTCGATCCGACGACCTACGCGGACGCGCTTCGTTCGTGCGAGGTGGTCGTCCACCTCGCTGCGGCCACCGGCCGCGCGTCGGCCGAAGACCACCTGCGCGTCAACGCGCACGGCACTAGCGTACTGCTTGAGGCCTGCCGCAAGGCCGGTGTCCCCAAGGTGCTCTTCGTCAGTTCCATCGCCACGACCTTTCCCGACAAAACCGGCTACCACTACGCCCTCGCCAAGTGCCTCGCCGAGGAGGCCGTGTCGCGCTCGGGGCTGCGCTTTGCCATCCTTCGACCGACGGTCATTCTGGGCCCGGGTGCGCCCGTGCTGGGCAGCCTCGAGAAACTCGCGCTCCTCCCGTTCATCGTCATGCCCGGCGCCGGACGAGTCAGGGTGCAGCCGATCCATGTCAGCGACGTCGCCCGATGCATCACGGAAACGATCCGGCAGGATCTGTTCACGAATGCCACTGTCGAGATTGGCGGTCCTGAGACGCTGACGATGGAGGCGCTGCTTCAACACATTCGCATCGCGCGCACCGGAGGGCCCGGGCGCGTGGCCCACGTGCCCCTGGCGGCGCTGCGAATCCCGTTGCGGATGGCTGAGGCGATCGGGCTTGGCAAGCTCCTGCCGATCAGCGCCGGGCAACTCTCATCTTTTCGATTCGACGGCGTGGCCGCCGGCCACCCACTTCACGCACGGCTGGGTCCCAGCCTGATCGGCATCGCGGAGATGGTGCCGGGCGTGTCAGATGCCAACCGTGCCGCCGGCGACGCTACTGGCGCGGAATGCCGGGTCTTCACGCAACATCTGCTGGGCCGCGATCCGGACGACTACGTCACGGCGACGTACCGTGCCGCACTGGCCGGCATGCCCGTCCTCTCTGCTCGCGGCCGTTTCGACGAGGCGTTGCTCTCGTTCGCGCGAATCCACCCTGTGTGCGCGAAGATTGCGGATGCCTACGCCAGCCTCTTCCTTCGGGCCGGCGCGCTGCGGAAGCGGTTGGTGCTCCTGCTGGCCATTCTCGAAACTCGTCCCCCCTTCAGCCAGGCGATCGATCAGGCCGTTGGCGGTTCCATGCCGATGCTCTTCATCCGGCTCGGCGCGCGCACCGCTGCGGCACTCGTGAGTCTGCTGGTGGGAACCCTGATCTTCACCCCAACGCGCCTCGTCATGGCCCTGATGGGAAAAGGCGCGCCATGA
- a CDS encoding glycosyltransferase family 2 protein has translation MAPSSQPAREPLVSLVVPVFNEIEAIDAFYERATQALGALEGMAYEIVFIDDGSVDGSYQRLAQFAKRNARIRVLKLSRNFGHQIAISAGIDYAKGDCAVIIDADLQDPPEVVADMIAKWREGFDVVYGVRSDRAGETPIKLATATMFYRLLGRLTNIHIPANVGDFRLMSRRVVEQLKQLREKDRFVRGLVSWVGFPQTSITHKRDRRFAGETKYPFRKMLKFAFDGITSFSTMPLKLATWTGYASAILAVLYLLSVFVQKLMGYTVDGWATIMVAMLFMGSVQLICLGILGEYLGRVFNEVKPRPMYIVEEDLTSGPDAPGA, from the coding sequence ATGGCGCCCAGTAGTCAACCGGCACGCGAACCACTGGTATCGCTGGTCGTTCCGGTCTTCAACGAAATCGAAGCGATCGATGCGTTTTATGAACGGGCGACCCAGGCGCTTGGCGCGCTCGAGGGCATGGCCTACGAGATCGTGTTCATTGATGACGGCAGTGTGGACGGGTCGTATCAGCGGCTCGCGCAGTTCGCGAAACGGAATGCGCGGATCCGGGTGCTGAAACTCTCGAGGAACTTCGGACATCAGATCGCGATCAGTGCCGGCATCGATTACGCCAAAGGCGATTGCGCCGTCATCATCGACGCCGATCTCCAGGACCCGCCTGAAGTCGTGGCTGACATGATCGCGAAGTGGCGCGAGGGCTTCGACGTCGTCTATGGCGTGCGATCCGATCGAGCGGGCGAAACCCCGATCAAACTGGCCACGGCCACCATGTTCTACCGGCTGCTGGGCCGGCTGACCAACATCCACATTCCCGCCAACGTGGGCGACTTCAGGCTGATGAGCCGGCGTGTGGTTGAACAGCTCAAACAATTGCGCGAGAAGGACCGGTTCGTGCGCGGCCTCGTCAGCTGGGTGGGATTCCCGCAGACCAGCATCACGCATAAACGCGACCGCCGCTTTGCCGGCGAAACCAAATACCCGTTCCGGAAGATGCTGAAGTTCGCGTTCGACGGCATCACATCGTTTTCCACCATGCCGCTGAAACTCGCGACCTGGACCGGCTACGCGTCGGCGATACTCGCGGTGCTCTACCTCCTGAGCGTGTTTGTGCAGAAACTGATGGGCTACACGGTGGATGGCTGGGCCACGATCATGGTGGCGATGCTGTTCATGGGCAGCGTGCAGCTGATTTGCCTGGGCATTCTCGGCGAGTACCTCGGCCGGGTGTTCAACGAGGTCAAGCCGCGCCCGATGTATATCGTGGAGGAGGACCTGACCTCCGGGCCCGACGCTCCGGGCGCGTGA
- a CDS encoding glycosyltransferase family 39 protein, with amino-acid sequence MKDVTTEDGIALWSTRASTENEPVPWGWLALLTALAVLLRAIGLNGGLWYDEILTMIEGVRDPLYQIVTVFPGNNQHTLFSVLAHISMEAFGEYPWSLRLPALVFGAATVPVLYLFARQFVTRREALLGCLLLTTAYHHVWFSQNARGYSALAFLTLLSSWLLLRVLRHGRTSDAVWYGIAAALGVYAHLTMVFLVVSHAMLCAAAAGMAGRDAPVWRRWRVVTTAIVLAGAFTLLLYSPVMLDVKQFFVDRPAQGVAATPTWAARELIRGLQIGLGAGLGALAAAVLFAAGFWSYLRQSLFVVGLFVLPGVVTVGAAVALGRPLYPRFVFFLIGFGLLIAVRGALEIGQWFGRGRAQAAGAGLVVAMAAVSVVALIPNYRLPKQDFEAALRFVEAQRTGDDVIITVGQTTRVYREFYLRTWESAPSLEQFQSIRAMGQRVWVVHTLDRYIEGRTPDLMRMLRAECVVQQVFRGTVGDGDVTVCVAPPVGS; translated from the coding sequence ATGAAGGACGTGACCACCGAAGACGGCATCGCGCTCTGGTCCACACGCGCGAGCACCGAGAATGAGCCCGTGCCGTGGGGGTGGCTCGCGCTGTTGACCGCGCTGGCGGTGCTCCTGCGGGCGATCGGGCTGAACGGCGGCCTGTGGTACGACGAGATCCTCACGATGATCGAGGGCGTGCGCGATCCGCTCTACCAGATCGTCACCGTCTTCCCGGGCAACAACCAGCACACACTGTTCTCGGTACTCGCGCACATCTCCATGGAGGCGTTTGGCGAATACCCATGGAGCCTGCGGCTGCCGGCCCTCGTCTTTGGCGCCGCGACCGTGCCGGTGCTCTACCTGTTTGCACGGCAGTTTGTCACCCGCCGCGAAGCCCTGCTCGGGTGCCTCCTGCTGACGACCGCGTATCACCATGTCTGGTTCTCGCAGAACGCGCGCGGCTATTCCGCGCTGGCGTTCCTGACGCTGCTGAGCAGTTGGCTCCTGCTGCGTGTCCTGCGACACGGCAGGACGTCCGATGCCGTGTGGTACGGCATCGCCGCCGCCCTCGGCGTGTACGCGCACCTCACCATGGTGTTCCTCGTGGTGAGCCACGCGATGCTGTGTGCCGCGGCGGCAGGCATGGCCGGCCGCGATGCCCCCGTGTGGCGCAGATGGCGCGTGGTCACGACGGCAATCGTGCTGGCCGGAGCCTTCACGCTGCTGTTGTACTCGCCGGTCATGCTGGACGTGAAACAGTTCTTTGTGGATCGCCCCGCCCAGGGCGTCGCGGCCACACCCACATGGGCTGCCCGGGAGTTGATTCGGGGGCTGCAGATTGGGCTTGGCGCCGGTCTGGGTGCGCTCGCGGCCGCCGTGTTGTTCGCCGCCGGATTCTGGAGCTACCTCAGGCAAAGCCTGTTCGTGGTCGGACTGTTCGTGCTGCCAGGCGTGGTCACCGTCGGCGCGGCCGTCGCGCTAGGACGGCCCCTCTACCCACGGTTCGTGTTCTTTCTGATCGGCTTCGGCCTGTTGATTGCCGTGCGTGGTGCGCTGGAGATTGGACAGTGGTTCGGTCGCGGCCGGGCGCAGGCCGCGGGAGCCGGTCTGGTGGTGGCGATGGCCGCCGTGTCCGTGGTGGCGCTGATTCCCAATTACAGGCTCCCAAAACAGGACTTTGAGGCCGCGCTGCGTTTTGTCGAAGCGCAACGCACAGGCGACGACGTGATTATCACTGTGGGACAGACCACCAGGGTCTACCGGGAGTTCTACCTTCGCACGTGGGAGTCGGCTCCGTCCCTCGAGCAGTTCCAGAGCATCCGCGCAATGGGGCAGCGCGTGTGGGTGGTTCACACGCTCGATCGATACATTGAGGGCCGCACCCCCGACCTCATGCGCATGCTGCGCGCCGAGTGCGTGGTGCAGCAGGTCTTCCGCGGAACCGTGGGTGACGGCGACGTCACTGTGTGTGTGGCCCCGCCTGTCGGCTCGTGA